One genomic window of Polyangium aurulentum includes the following:
- a CDS encoding V4R domain-containing protein, producing MFRHFSAGYVEEVLGRGAAVVFQNGGRELGKEAGAMLYKPNTDDYLREVVQFVRDSRIGILIPRQLDDKLLVVDLDECITCAGMASISKRICHFEVGFVAGITEVLIKKKPKAYETKCGANGEGTCQVTVELA from the coding sequence GTGTTCCGTCACTTCTCCGCGGGTTACGTGGAAGAGGTGCTGGGGCGCGGGGCGGCGGTCGTTTTCCAGAACGGTGGCAGAGAGCTCGGCAAAGAAGCCGGTGCCATGCTCTACAAACCGAACACGGACGATTACCTCCGTGAGGTCGTGCAGTTCGTTCGGGATTCCCGCATCGGGATCCTCATCCCCCGCCAGCTCGACGACAAGCTCCTCGTCGTGGACCTCGACGAGTGCATCACGTGCGCGGGCATGGCCAGCATCTCGAAGCGGATTTGCCACTTCGAGGTCGGCTTCGTCGCAGGTATCACGGAGGTCCTGATCAAGAAGAAGCCGAAGGCGTACGAGACCAAGTGCGGCGCCAACGGCGAAGGGACGTGCCAGGTTACCGTTGAATTGGCCTAG